In one Nicotiana tomentosiformis chromosome 6, ASM39032v3, whole genome shotgun sequence genomic region, the following are encoded:
- the LOC138893888 gene encoding uncharacterized protein, whose translation MVRAAASEEGQLRFARFKRYNPPTFSGLASDGAQGFLEECHSILRTMDIVETSGVAFTMFQLKGATHQWWRAYKLGSPVDATSLTWVQFSEMFLRKFVPQSLWDAWRTEWEQLRLGTMSVLGYAVRFSDLARHAPALVSSARGRVHRFIEGLRHDIQFSMARELESYVSF comes from the coding sequence ATGGTCAGAGCAGCAGCATCCGAGGAAGGGCAACTTAGATTTGCAAGGTTCAAGAGATATAACCCTCCTACCttcagcggtttggcttcagatggtgcacaaggttttctagaggagtgccataGCATCCTCCGCACTATGGATATTgttgagacgagtggggttgcttttactatgttccagcttaagggagcaactcatcagtggtggcgggcatataagTTGGGTAGCCCGGTCGatgcaacttcacttacatgggttcagttttcagagatgtttttgagaAAGTTTGTACCCCAGTCCCTttgggatgcatggcgcacggaGTGGGAGCAGTTGCGTCTGGGCACTATGTCAGTATTAGGGTATGCCgtcagattcagtgatttggccagacatgcacctgccttggtctCTTCAGCTAGAGGGCGAGTccatagattcattgaggggctcaggcatgatattcaattcagcatggctcgagagttggagtcaTATGTTTCGttttag